The following are encoded in a window of Falco biarmicus isolate bFalBia1 chromosome 8, bFalBia1.pri, whole genome shotgun sequence genomic DNA:
- the LOC130153424 gene encoding protocadherin gamma-B5-like: MAGRRGPSRRPAAGRALLPAVLLCLCCRAAPERIRYAIPEELGRGSLVGPLARDLGLSPAELPARKLRVASAAKRQLRYFSVSGENGNLYVSERLDREQMCGESPSCAVSFEALVQNPLNVFHVDVAIHDVNDNAPRFLQDSFQLEINELTPPGARFAVGMAEDADVGSNSLQGYELEANEYFAVEVKESKDGRKFAELVLRSALDREREQSLQLVLTALDGGEPPRSGTAQLYVNVTDANDNPPVFTHDRYHASLREDASLGSMVLNVSASDTDAGTNAQISYRFGQLPAKVLEKFLLNAESGQLVLQEPLDFEDTRSYALLVEARDGGGLVAHCEVEVEVLDVNDNAPEITVLSVSSPVPEDAPAGTVVALLNVNDADSGENGQVSCELSGEAPLSIVASSGGSYKVVTASALDREQAAEHRVTVVARDGGSPALSSRTALVLEVSDVNDNAPVFEEAAYSAYVAENNAAGAPVLRVRARDADAGANGRVSYWLAGGSAGAAPYVSVEARSGAVYAQRSFDYEQCREFAVAVRAQDGGAPARSSTATVRVFVLDRNDNAPRVLWPAAAAAGAGAEAGAGPFEVVPRSAEAGYLVAKVVAVDADAGRNAWLSYELVQAPEPALFRVGLHSGEVRTARAVSERDAAKQRLVAVVKDHGQPALSATATLHVVLAESLQEALPELSERAAGADAPAELQFYLVLALALLSALFLLSVALAVVARVRGAGPPAVLRCLGAQRFSVAGAAFPADFCEGTLPYSYNLCVAPGRAVAEGAWLPPPLPSLPAEELLGGEPCGKPSPSSSAGAGEPPADADAPQVGKPARSRPSPRAFPSRRPLFPGASRGGGAGAALGRVPARERRHARALRLPLDALSHRKVRVAP; the protein is encoded by the coding sequence ATGGCGGGCAGGCGGGGGCCGAGCCGGCGGCCAGCGGCCGGGCGAGCGCTGCTGCCCGCcgtgctgctgtgcttgtgctGCCGGGCGGCGCCGGAGCGGATCCGCTACGCCATCCCcgaggagctgggcagaggctCGCTGGTGGGGCCGCTGGCGCGGGAcctggggctgagcccggcAGAGCTGCCGGCACGCAAGCTGCGGGTGGCGTCTGCCGCTAAGAGGCAGCTGAGATACTTCAGCGTGAGCGGGGAGAACGGGAACCTGTACGTGAGCGAGAGGCTGGACCGGGAGCAGATGTGCGGCGAGTCGCCGTCCTGCGCCGTCAGCTTCGAGGCGCTGGTGCAGAACCCGCTCAACGTCTTCCACGTCGACGTCGCCATCCACGACGTCAACGACAACGCGCCGCGCTTCTTGCAAGATAGTTTCCAGCTGGAGATCAACGAGCTCACTCCCCCCGGCGCTCGCTTTGCCGTGGGCATGGCCGAGGACGCGGATGTGGGCAGCAACTCGCTGCAGGGCTACGAGCTGGAGGCCAACGAGTACTTCGCGGTGGAGGTGAAGGAGAGCAAGGACGGCAGAAAGTTCGCGGAGCTGGTGCTGCGCAGCGCACTGGACCGAGAGCGTGAGCAGAGCCTGCAGCTCGTGCTGACAGCGCTGGACGGCGGAGAACCGCCCCGGAGCGGCACCGCCCAGCTCTACGTCAACGTCACCGACGCCAACGACAACCCCCCCGTGTTCACGCACGACCGGTACCACGCGAGTCTGCGCGAGGACGCGTCGCTTGGGTCGATGGTGCTGAACGTCTCCGCCTCGGACACCGACGCCGGAACCAATGCCCAAATCTCCTACAGATTCGGGCAGCTGCCGGCCAAGGTGCTTGAGAAGTTCTTGTTAAACGCGGAGAGCGGGCAGCTCGTGCTGCAGGAGCCGCTGGACTTCGAGGACACGCGAAGCTATGCGCTGCTGGTGGAGGCGAGGGACGGTGGGGGGCTGGTAGCGCACTGCGAAGTGGAGGTGGAGGTGCTAGATGTGAACGACAACGCACCCGAAATCACGGTGCTGTCGGTGTCGAGCCCGGTGCCCGAGGACGCGCCGGCCGGCACGGTGGTGGCCCTGCTGAACGTGAACGACGCGGACTCCGGGGAGAACGGTCAGGTGTCGTGCGAGCTGTCGGGCGAGGCGCCGCTGTCGATCGTGGCGTCGTCGGGCGGCTCGTACAAGGTGGTGACGGCGAGCGCGCTGGACCGGGAGCAGGCGGCCGAGCACCGGGTGACGGTGGTGGCCAGGGACGGCGGCAGCCCGGCGCTGTCCAGCCGCACGGCGCTGGTGCTGGAGGTGTCGGACGTGAACGACAACGCGCCGGTGTTCGAGGAGGCCGCCTACAGCGCCTACGTGGCGGAGAACAACGCGGCGGGCGCGCCGGTGCTGCGCGTGCGCGCGCGGGACGCGGACGCGGGCGCCAACGGGCGCGTGAGCTACTGGCTggcgggcggcagcgcgggcGCGGCGCCGTACGTGTCGGTGGaggcgcggagcggcgcggtGTACGCGCAGCGCTCCTTCGACTACGAGCAGTGCCGCGAGTTCGCGGTGGCGGTGCGGGCGCAGGACGGCGGGGCGCCGGCGCGGAGCTCCACGGCGACGGTGCGCGTCTTCGTGCTGGACCGCAACGACAACGCGCCGCGCGTGCTgtggccggcggcggcggcggcgggcgcgggggcggaggcgggggcggggccgtTCGAGGTGGTGCCGCGCTCGGCCGAAGCCGGGTACCTGGTGGCCAAGGTGGTGGCGGTGGACGCGGACGCGGGGCGCAACGCGTGGCTGTCGTACGAGCTGGTGCAGGCGCCGGAGCCGGCGCTGTTCCGCGTGGGGCTGCACAGCGGCGAGGTGCGCACGGCGCGGGCCGTGTCGGAGAGGGACGCGGCCAAGCAGCGGCTGGTGGCCGTGGTGAAGGACCACGGGCAGCCGGCGCTGTCGGCCACGGCCACGCTGCACGTGGTGCTGGCCGAGAGCTTGCAGGAGGCGCTGCCGGAGCTGAGcgagcgggcggcgggcgccgACGCGCCGGCGGAGCTGCAGTTCTACCTGGTGCTGGCGCTGGCGCTGCTGTCCGCGCTGTTCCTGCTGAGCGTGGCGCTGGCCGTGGTGGCGCGGGTGCGCGgcgccgggccgcccgccgTCCTGCGCTGCCTGGGCGCGCAGCGCTTCTCCGTGGCCGGCGCCGCCTTCCCGGCCGACTTCTGCGAGGGCACCTTGCCCTACTCCTACAACCTGTGCGTGGCGCCGGGCCGCGCCGTCGCCGAGGGCGCTtggctgccgccgccgctgcccagcctgcccgcGGAGGAGCTGCTCGGCGGGGAGCCCTGCGGGAAGCCGAGCCCGAGCAGCAGCGCCGGCGCGGGAGAGCCGCCCGCGGACGCCGACGCACCGCAGGTCGGTAAGCCCGCGCGCTCGCGCCCCTCCCCTCGAGCCTTTCCGAGCCGCCGACCGCTCTTCCCCGGGGCTTCCCGCGGGGGCGGTGCAGGGGCAGCGCTGGGCCGTGTCCCCGCCAGGGAACGGAGGCACGCACGGGCTCTCCGCCTGCCCCTTGATGCTCTTTCCCACAGGAAGGTGCGCGTGGCGCCGTGA